In Nocardioides faecalis, the following proteins share a genomic window:
- a CDS encoding septum formation family protein, with translation MSPKGARTMSYRRGLAPALLALLLLAVGSACGAEDQGQNSDPDLVDAVEVPTTGLCRVLTPDDVRLPANATKPVPCTQEHTAETFAAGELPPDLSDLDYDDPALGAFAYKTCSAAFADFVGADESLVLRTTISWAWFRPSEKAWNKGARWYRCDVIGGNAASASYRPLPQTAKGMLAGRPKDTWLSCARGPSVAQGEKVPCSEKHDWRAVTTVKIGDPDDKYPGDRVMESRTRSFCSQSVKAWLNYPTEYEFGFTFFHAAEWKAGVRRSVCWARTSE, from the coding sequence GTGTCGCCGAAGGGAGCCCGCACGATGTCGTACCGGCGTGGCCTCGCTCCGGCCCTGCTCGCCCTGCTGCTGCTCGCGGTGGGGTCGGCGTGCGGCGCCGAGGACCAGGGGCAGAACTCCGACCCGGACCTCGTCGATGCCGTCGAGGTGCCCACCACCGGCCTGTGCCGCGTGCTCACCCCCGACGACGTCCGGCTGCCCGCGAACGCGACGAAGCCGGTGCCGTGCACCCAGGAGCACACCGCTGAGACGTTCGCGGCCGGTGAGCTGCCTCCCGACCTGAGTGATCTCGACTACGACGACCCCGCGCTCGGGGCGTTCGCCTACAAGACGTGCTCGGCGGCCTTCGCGGACTTCGTCGGGGCCGACGAGAGCCTGGTGCTGCGGACCACGATCAGCTGGGCGTGGTTCCGGCCCTCGGAGAAGGCGTGGAACAAGGGCGCCCGCTGGTACCGCTGCGACGTGATCGGCGGCAACGCCGCCAGCGCGTCGTACCGGCCGCTGCCGCAGACCGCCAAGGGGATGCTGGCCGGACGCCCGAAGGACACCTGGCTCAGCTGCGCGCGCGGCCCGTCCGTGGCCCAGGGCGAGAAGGTGCCGTGCTCGGAGAAGCACGACTGGCGTGCGGTGACGACCGTCAAGATCGGCGACCCCGACGACAAGTACCCCGGGGACCGGGTGATGGAGAGCCGCACCCGCTCGTTCTGCTCCCAGTCGGTCAAGGCCTGGCTGAACTACCCCACCGAGTACGAGTTCGGCTTCACGTTCTTCCACGCCGCCGAGTGGAAGGCGGGCGTGCGCCGCTCCGTGTGCTGGGCACGGACGAGCGAATGA
- a CDS encoding flavodoxin family protein gives MTRLLIVHHSPTRSMRSLLDRVVAGAHDEDVQAGAGVEVVVRPALEAGAEDVLDADGYVLGTTANFGYMSGALKHFFDTTFLAVGGELDPGGAPGSSAGATAGRPYGLWLHGRYDLTGAQRSVESIVGALGWRQGYDALGVLGDVDDAAEQEAYALGATIAALLAG, from the coding sequence GTGACCAGGCTGCTGATCGTGCACCACTCGCCCACCCGGTCGATGCGCTCGCTGCTCGACCGGGTGGTCGCGGGTGCGCACGACGAGGACGTGCAGGCCGGCGCCGGGGTCGAGGTCGTCGTACGCCCGGCGCTGGAGGCCGGTGCGGAGGACGTGCTGGACGCCGACGGCTACGTGCTCGGCACGACCGCGAACTTCGGCTACATGTCCGGGGCGCTCAAGCACTTCTTCGACACCACGTTCCTCGCCGTGGGCGGCGAGCTCGACCCCGGCGGCGCGCCCGGCTCCTCGGCGGGCGCCACCGCCGGGCGACCCTATGGGCTGTGGCTGCACGGCCGCTACGACCTCACCGGGGCCCAGCGCTCGGTGGAGTCCATCGTCGGCGCGCTCGGCTGGCGCCAGGGGTACGACGCCCTCGGCGTGCTCGGCGACGTGGACGACGCCGCGGAGCAGGAGGCGTACGCGCTGGGCGCTACCATCGCCGCACTGCTGGCCGGTTGA
- a CDS encoding catalase: MDPKKAAKDVADKVADAAESVVEKATDALTPQIPGAPGPAPAPLKEPTEPVPPLPPKPDQAAPQARTATGADTGADPHVRTQQGAHLTTATGVKLRDTDHSLKAGSRGPTLLQDHHLREKITHFDHERIPERVVHARGSGAHGYFEAYGTAESICHAAVFEKGETTPVFVRFSTVLGNRGSMDTARDTRGFATKFYTREGNWDLVANNIPVFFIQDGIKFPDIIHAGKPHPDREIPQAQSAHDTFWDFVSLHTEAQHHTIWNMSDRGIPRSYRMMEGFGVHTFRLVNAEGVTSLVKFHWKPKLGVHSLTWEEAQMLGGVDPDFHRRDLADAIESGAFPEWELGVQVFEDNPEQVFEGIDLLDPTKIVPEELAPVQPIGRLVLNKNTTNFFAETEQIAFHAGHLVPGIDVTDDPLLQTRLFSYVDTQLSRLGGPNYNQLPINRPHTEVNDMFRDGFHQHAVHSGVAPYKPNTLDGGCPFAAGADLSEEQTKAFTDAAVRVAESTKVRENPVSYDDHYSQTRQFWLSMSPVEKEHIIRAYTFELGKCYEQAIKERQLQALANIDPVLCAEVATGLGLPAPEPTVPLTDLAPSPALSQLTGGPWPGDGRMVGIVVDPDGDLDGVTEVRTAILAAGMVPLIFAPHGGKVGGLDVQRTFATGRSVEVDAVLVAGSPVPAPDARPLREEKAGAADTPTLDPRVTMLLEECFRHAKAIGAWGAGVDALAAAGIATDAPGVVTGSAGAEVLTEVQTLMGTHRAWERLGAPVA; the protein is encoded by the coding sequence ATGGACCCCAAGAAGGCAGCCAAGGACGTCGCCGACAAGGTGGCCGATGCCGCGGAGAGCGTGGTCGAGAAGGCCACCGATGCCCTCACCCCGCAGATCCCCGGCGCGCCGGGACCGGCGCCGGCGCCGTTGAAGGAGCCGACCGAGCCGGTGCCGCCGCTGCCCCCGAAGCCGGACCAGGCCGCGCCGCAGGCCCGCACCGCCACCGGTGCTGACACCGGCGCCGACCCGCACGTGCGCACCCAGCAGGGCGCCCACCTGACCACGGCCACGGGCGTGAAGCTGCGCGACACCGACCACTCGCTGAAGGCGGGCAGCCGCGGCCCGACGCTGCTGCAGGACCACCACCTGCGCGAGAAGATCACCCACTTCGACCACGAGCGGATCCCGGAGCGGGTGGTGCACGCCCGCGGCTCGGGAGCGCACGGCTACTTCGAGGCCTACGGCACCGCCGAGTCGATCTGCCACGCCGCGGTGTTCGAGAAGGGCGAGACGACGCCGGTGTTCGTCCGGTTCTCCACCGTGCTCGGCAACCGCGGCTCGATGGACACCGCCCGCGACACCCGCGGGTTCGCGACGAAGTTCTACACCCGTGAGGGCAACTGGGACCTGGTCGCCAACAACATCCCGGTCTTCTTCATCCAGGACGGCATCAAGTTCCCCGACATCATCCACGCCGGCAAGCCGCACCCGGACCGGGAGATCCCCCAGGCGCAGTCGGCGCACGACACCTTCTGGGACTTCGTCTCCCTGCACACCGAGGCGCAGCACCACACCATCTGGAACATGTCGGACCGCGGCATCCCGCGCTCCTACCGGATGATGGAGGGCTTCGGGGTGCACACCTTCCGGCTCGTCAACGCCGAGGGCGTGACCTCGCTGGTGAAGTTCCACTGGAAGCCCAAGCTGGGCGTGCACTCCCTGACCTGGGAGGAGGCGCAGATGCTGGGCGGCGTGGACCCCGACTTCCACCGCCGCGACCTGGCCGACGCGATCGAGTCCGGCGCCTTCCCCGAGTGGGAGCTGGGCGTGCAGGTGTTCGAGGACAACCCGGAGCAGGTCTTCGAGGGGATCGACCTGCTCGACCCCACGAAGATCGTGCCCGAGGAGCTGGCCCCGGTGCAGCCGATCGGCCGGCTGGTGCTGAACAAGAACACCACCAACTTCTTCGCCGAGACCGAGCAGATCGCCTTCCACGCCGGTCACCTGGTGCCGGGCATCGACGTCACCGACGACCCGCTGCTGCAGACCCGGCTGTTCTCCTACGTCGACACGCAGCTGTCCCGCCTCGGCGGCCCGAACTACAACCAGCTGCCGATCAACCGGCCGCACACCGAGGTCAACGACATGTTCCGCGACGGCTTCCACCAGCACGCGGTGCACTCCGGCGTGGCGCCGTACAAGCCGAACACGCTCGACGGCGGCTGCCCGTTCGCGGCCGGCGCCGACCTGAGCGAGGAGCAGACCAAGGCGTTCACCGACGCCGCGGTGCGGGTCGCCGAGTCGACCAAGGTGCGCGAGAACCCGGTCTCCTACGACGACCACTACAGCCAGACCCGCCAGTTCTGGCTGAGCATGTCGCCGGTGGAGAAGGAGCACATCATCCGGGCCTACACCTTCGAGCTCGGCAAGTGCTACGAGCAGGCGATCAAGGAGCGCCAGCTGCAGGCGCTGGCCAACATCGACCCGGTGCTGTGCGCCGAGGTGGCCACCGGGCTCGGGCTGCCGGCCCCGGAGCCGACCGTGCCGCTGACCGACCTGGCGCCCAGCCCGGCGCTGTCCCAGCTGACCGGCGGGCCGTGGCCGGGCGACGGTCGGATGGTGGGCATCGTGGTCGACCCCGACGGCGACCTGGACGGCGTCACCGAGGTGCGCACCGCGATCCTCGCCGCCGGCATGGTGCCGCTGATCTTCGCCCCGCACGGCGGCAAGGTCGGCGGGCTCGACGTGCAGCGCACCTTCGCCACCGGTCGCTCGGTGGAGGTCGACGCGGTGCTCGTGGCCGGCAGCCCCGTGCCGGCACCGGACGCGCGCCCGCTGCGTGAGGAGAAGGCCGGCGCCGCCGACACGCCCACCCTGGACCCGCGGGTCACGATGCTGCTCGAGGAGTGCTTCCGGCACGCCAAGGCCATCGGGGCCTGGGGCGCCGGGGTCGACGCCCTGGCCGCGGCCGGCATCGCGACGGACGCACCCGGCGTGGTGACCGGCTCCGCAGGGGCCGAGGTGCTCACCGAGGTGCAGACCCTGATGGGCACGCACCGCGCCTGGGAGCGGCTCGGCGCCCCCGTCGCCTGA